The Blastopirellula marina genome has a window encoding:
- a CDS encoding PD-(D/E)XK nuclease family protein, which produces MTSPPRRGEVSYLWHVPYLPMDGSMVISREFVTWDRPILHSAADWLIQSATVSPENLPLVDLSHCLVVVPGGLAGRRLTELLIQKVEKDGRSLIPPSIITVGQLPEYLYEAQLPFASELTQQFAWGETLRAFGNEQLKPLIPFPPDAHDLGTWRDYGDSVRRVYRELVSYAFDFAEVAQKAHSLEDFTEQPRWDVLAKLQNAYLNRLDALKVWDKQSARRHAIKYDECHSDKHIVLLATVDLNRATRQMLDQVAQKGGQITAIVGAPERWSNHFDEHGCLIPDAWTDETIELDWQSVAIVDGPTQQADEAAGAIAAVADKYTAKDVIVGLPDENLLGEVRRIFGQHGLKCRFGPGRPVTSTLPFRLIETIIELSQTRQYHALASALRHPDLFATLKFAQPGIEKLDNWFNNRLPDVIDNSIQNEEVSQAVAQLNQLAAPFVGQKRSLPEWADQVRELLLAVYGSQIIDLDTEDNFQLARPLQAINEAMAQWNDIPESLSQAFGASEMLRVLKSQLTSSMIPAEHDPDAIEALGWLELPLMDAPVCVITSFNDGLIPSANTADLFLPNSLRNLLGLEDDSLRYARDAYQVQVIQHSREVVKWIVPKRSADGDPLAPSRLLFTGGTSDLAPRVVKFFGTPEDPQNPAKQPGTTLQDHRQRIAIPMPEHLDTLEMPAWDRFSATRINQYLKCPYRFFLKYVVGLRGEDDWSTELDGGAFGNLAHDTLQAFGISDVKNSTDEKVIFDFLSSQLSDVAAKRYGKSPLATIKLQIEQLRLRLRAFAAGQAQQRQEGWVIHRCEAEIAGPYPAIEVDGVEIELEGRIDRIDHHPETGQWAVWDYKTGDSTGDPEKDHQIGPRDDKKWVSVQLPFYRHLVKSIGIRGEVSLGYITLPKLGEEVRFRQAKWNDDDLDTADATIIQAIRDIRAGVFFPPGEARYEDEFSRICQDTVLGKWEPAQ; this is translated from the coding sequence GTGACTTCACCTCCACGCCGAGGAGAGGTATCCTACCTGTGGCATGTTCCCTACCTCCCCATGGACGGCTCGATGGTGATTTCTCGCGAATTTGTAACCTGGGACCGCCCCATCCTTCATTCGGCAGCCGATTGGCTGATCCAGTCGGCTACGGTCTCGCCTGAAAACCTCCCGCTGGTCGACCTTTCGCACTGCCTGGTCGTGGTCCCCGGCGGTTTGGCAGGCCGACGTCTGACTGAACTACTAATCCAAAAAGTGGAAAAAGACGGCCGCTCCCTCATTCCCCCCAGCATCATTACCGTTGGCCAACTGCCGGAATACCTGTACGAAGCCCAACTCCCTTTCGCCTCAGAATTGACGCAGCAATTTGCCTGGGGGGAAACGCTACGTGCGTTCGGCAACGAGCAGCTCAAACCGCTGATCCCCTTCCCCCCAGATGCGCACGACCTGGGCACATGGCGCGACTACGGCGATTCGGTGCGTCGCGTTTATCGCGAGCTCGTTTCCTACGCGTTCGACTTTGCCGAAGTCGCTCAGAAAGCCCACTCGCTGGAGGACTTCACCGAACAGCCGCGGTGGGACGTTCTCGCGAAACTGCAGAACGCCTATCTGAATCGACTCGACGCGTTGAAGGTATGGGACAAACAGTCCGCCAGGCGTCACGCAATCAAGTACGACGAATGCCACAGCGATAAGCACATCGTCCTTCTGGCCACGGTCGACCTCAATCGTGCGACGCGGCAGATGCTCGATCAGGTTGCCCAAAAAGGGGGACAGATCACCGCAATTGTCGGTGCGCCGGAACGCTGGTCGAATCACTTCGACGAGCATGGCTGCTTGATCCCTGATGCCTGGACCGACGAAACCATCGAGCTCGACTGGCAATCGGTCGCCATCGTCGATGGTCCGACCCAACAAGCCGATGAGGCCGCTGGGGCGATCGCTGCCGTCGCTGACAAGTACACGGCCAAAGACGTGATCGTCGGCCTGCCTGACGAAAACCTGCTGGGGGAAGTTCGCCGCATCTTCGGCCAACACGGACTCAAGTGCCGCTTCGGTCCGGGCCGACCGGTTACCAGCACCCTTCCCTTCCGCTTGATTGAAACAATCATCGAGCTTTCCCAAACGCGACAATACCACGCGTTGGCATCTGCCCTGAGGCACCCCGATCTATTCGCCACGCTTAAATTTGCTCAACCTGGCATCGAGAAGCTCGATAACTGGTTTAACAATCGCCTGCCGGACGTCATTGATAACTCGATTCAAAACGAAGAAGTATCGCAGGCCGTCGCCCAGCTCAACCAGTTGGCTGCTCCGTTTGTTGGACAGAAACGATCGCTGCCGGAGTGGGCCGATCAGGTTCGCGAGTTGCTGCTGGCCGTTTACGGCAGTCAAATCATCGACCTCGATACCGAAGACAACTTCCAACTTGCTCGTCCGCTGCAAGCGATCAACGAAGCGATGGCCCAATGGAACGACATTCCTGAGTCCCTTTCGCAAGCGTTCGGGGCGTCCGAAATGCTGCGAGTACTCAAGAGCCAGCTCACCTCGTCGATGATTCCGGCCGAGCACGACCCCGATGCAATCGAAGCACTCGGTTGGCTCGAACTGCCGCTGATGGATGCACCCGTCTGCGTTATCACCAGCTTTAATGACGGCCTGATTCCCAGTGCCAACACGGCCGACCTGTTTCTGCCGAACTCGCTGCGAAACCTGCTGGGGTTGGAAGACGATTCGCTGCGTTATGCTCGTGATGCGTATCAGGTACAGGTCATTCAGCATTCGCGTGAAGTCGTAAAGTGGATCGTTCCCAAACGCAGCGCCGACGGCGACCCGCTGGCCCCCAGTCGACTTCTATTCACCGGCGGTACCAGCGACCTGGCCCCGCGTGTGGTCAAATTTTTCGGCACGCCTGAGGATCCCCAGAACCCGGCCAAACAGCCTGGCACCACCTTGCAGGACCATCGCCAACGCATTGCCATTCCCATGCCGGAGCACCTGGACACGCTCGAGATGCCGGCCTGGGATCGTTTCTCGGCGACGCGTATCAACCAATATTTGAAGTGCCCTTATCGCTTCTTCCTGAAGTATGTCGTGGGGCTGCGGGGAGAAGACGACTGGAGCACCGAACTCGACGGCGGGGCGTTCGGCAACCTGGCTCACGACACGCTCCAGGCATTTGGCATCAGCGACGTGAAGAACTCGACCGACGAAAAGGTGATCTTCGATTTCCTGTCGTCGCAGCTGAGCGATGTGGCCGCCAAGCGTTACGGCAAAAGCCCTCTGGCCACAATCAAGTTGCAGATCGAACAACTGCGTCTACGCCTGCGGGCCTTCGCGGCGGGTCAGGCGCAACAGCGTCAAGAAGGCTGGGTCATTCATCGCTGCGAAGCGGAAATCGCCGGGCCCTATCCGGCAATCGAAGTCGACGGCGTCGAGATCGAACTGGAAGGGCGTATCGACCGCATCGACCATCATCCCGAAACAGGGCAATGGGCCGTGTGGGACTACAAAACCGGCGACAGCACCGGCGATCCTGAAAAGGACCACCAGATCGGCCCTCGTGACGACAAGAAGTGGGTGAGCGTCCAACTCCCCTTCTACCGTCACCTGGTGAAGAGTATCGGTATTCGCGGAGAAGTTTCGCTCGGATACATCACCCTTCCCAAGCTCGGCGAGGAAGTCCGCTTCCGCCAGGCCAAGTGGAATGACGACGATCTCGACACCGCCGATGCCACCATCATCCAGGCGATTCGTGATATCCGTGCAGGCGTCTTCTTCCCGCCTGGTGAGGCTCGTTATGAAGACGAATTCTCGCGAATCTGCCAAGACACCGTTCTCGGAAAATGGGAGCCTGCCCAATGA